From the genome of Rhizobium sp. SSA_523, one region includes:
- a CDS encoding phosphomannomutase translates to MTKPTIGDLTVKFGTSGLRGLVKDLEGHASALYATAFARHLLSTGMAVAGSRIYVGADYRPSSPDIAATCIGALQRAGFDPVDCGALPTPALALYAMKNGAACLMVTGSHIPADRNGIKFYRPDGEIDKTDEAAITRLAAELKGDIVDLTPASAPNEGEAAQALFLQRYRGLIGTTSLAGLRIGVYQHSSVAREGLIALLGESGAEVVPLGFSQSFIPVDTEAVSEETVALLKGWAGEHGLDAIVSTDGDGDRPLVADETGLPLRGDLLGLLVARFLAARVVVTPVTSNSGLEAAGTYHVVRTRVGSPFVVAEMNAALQAGDTAVMGFEANGGVLTASDFTVGETRLAALPTRDSFLPILASLCQAAAAAKPLSALAAEIRLPVADADRLENMPVETSQALMRHLRASSANLADFLAPIGTVASVSDIDGLRVVLADRRIIHLRPSGNAPEMRCYVEAETEADARALLGEGLALVRRFAGASQ, encoded by the coding sequence ATGACGAAACCTACCATTGGGGATCTGACCGTGAAATTCGGCACGAGCGGGCTTCGAGGCCTTGTGAAAGACCTTGAGGGTCACGCGTCTGCACTTTATGCGACGGCCTTCGCACGGCATTTGCTTTCGACCGGCATGGCTGTGGCCGGCAGCCGGATCTATGTCGGCGCCGACTACCGCCCCTCGAGCCCCGATATTGCCGCGACCTGTATCGGCGCCCTGCAAAGGGCCGGTTTCGATCCGGTGGATTGCGGCGCCCTGCCGACGCCGGCACTCGCCCTTTATGCGATGAAAAACGGTGCGGCCTGCCTGATGGTCACCGGCTCGCATATTCCCGCCGACCGCAACGGCATCAAATTCTACCGTCCCGACGGCGAGATCGACAAGACCGACGAGGCGGCGATCACCCGGCTTGCTGCCGAGCTCAAGGGCGATATCGTCGATCTGACGCCCGCCAGCGCCCCGAATGAAGGGGAGGCGGCCCAGGCGCTGTTTCTTCAGCGCTATCGCGGCCTGATCGGCACCACAAGCCTGGCCGGCCTCAGGATCGGCGTCTACCAGCACAGCAGCGTCGCGCGCGAGGGCCTGATCGCGCTTCTGGGCGAAAGCGGCGCCGAAGTGGTGCCGCTCGGCTTCTCGCAGAGCTTCATCCCCGTCGATACCGAAGCCGTCTCCGAGGAGACCGTGGCGCTCCTGAAGGGCTGGGCAGGCGAGCATGGGCTGGATGCGATCGTGTCGACCGATGGCGATGGCGACAGGCCGCTCGTTGCGGATGAAACCGGCCTGCCGCTGCGGGGCGATCTCCTCGGCCTGCTCGTCGCGCGTTTCCTGGCCGCCCGGGTGGTCGTGACCCCCGTCACCTCCAATTCCGGCCTGGAGGCCGCCGGGACCTATCATGTGGTGCGCACGCGGGTCGGCTCGCCTTTCGTGGTGGCGGAGATGAATGCCGCGCTGCAGGCCGGGGACACGGCGGTGATGGGCTTTGAGGCCAATGGCGGCGTTTTGACCGCCTCGGATTTCACCGTCGGCGAAACCCGTCTCGCCGCCCTCCCGACGCGCGACAGTTTCCTTCCCATTCTCGCCAGCCTGTGCCAGGCGGCGGCGGCCGCAAAGCCGCTTTCGGCGCTGGCCGCCGAGATCCGGCTGCCGGTGGCCGATGCCGACCGGCTGGAAAACATGCCTGTGGAGACGAGCCAGGCACTGATGCGCCATCTGCGTGCGTCTTCCGCCAATCTCGCCGATTTCCTGGCGCCGATCGGCACAGTGGCCTCCGTCAGCGATATTGACGGCCTGCGCGTGGTGCTGGCCGATCGCCGCATCATTCATCTGCGGCCTTCCGGCAATGCGCCGGAAATGCGCTGCTATGTCG